Within the Roseicitreum antarcticum genome, the region CAAGGGGCTGGAAATGAAAAACCCCTGAATTACCGAAGTAATTCAAGGGTTTGTCTGACGCAAATGGTGCCCAGGAGAGGACTCGAACCTCCACGCCCTTACGAGCACTAGCACCTGAAGCTAGCGCGTCTACCAGTTCCGCCACCTGGGCAGGTTGCGTAGGCGGTCTACTATCCTTGCCCCATAATACTGTCAACGGGGAAATCGCATAAATTTCAATTCCGGTGTTTTACCTTGTTCCCCAACCGCCTGAGGGCTATTTACGGGAACATTCAGAACCGGAGGTTTGCATGTCGAAACTCGTGACGATTTATGGTGGGTCCGGCTTTGTCGGGCGATACATCGCCCAGCAACTGGCGCAACAAGGCTGGCGCGTGCGCGTAGCGGTGCGTCGCCCAAATGAAGCGATCCATGTAAAACCCTACGGCGTCGTCGGACAGGTCGAACCCGTCCTGTGCAATATCCGCGATGATGATTCCGTGCGCGCAGTCATGCAAGGTGCCGATGCCGTCGTGAACTGCGTCGGCATTCTCGCCGAGACCGGGAAAAACAAGTTCGGGCTGGTGCAACACTACGGGGCCGAACGCGTCGCACGGATCGCAGCAGACCTTGGCGTGGCGCGCATGGTCCAAATCTCGGCGATCGGTGCCGACGCGGGGGCCAAAAGCATCTATGCCGAAACCAAGGGCAAGGGCGAGGCCGCGGTTCTGGCGCAATTCCCCGATGCCGTGATCCTGCGCCCCTCGATCATCTTTGGCCCCGAAGACGGGTTCTTCAACCGCTTTGCCGGCATGGCCCGCTTTGGTCCGGTTCTGCCGATGGTGGGCGCAGGCACCCGGTTCCAGCCGGTCTTCGTCGAGGACGTCGCGCGCGCCGCCGTCATGGGCGTTGAAGGCACGGCAAAGCCCGGCATCTATGAGCTGGGCGGGCCCGATGTCAAAACCTTCCGCGAACTGATGCAGATCATGCTGGCAGAGATACGCCGCAAGCGTATCCTGCTCAACGTGCCGTTCTTTGCTGCGACCATCATGGGCGGCGCGCTGGATTTCGCGCAGGCCCTGACACTGGGCGTGTTCCGCAATACCCTTCTGACGCGCGATCAAGTGCAGAACCTGAAACACGACAACGTGGTCAGCGGCGCAACCATGCGCTTTGAGGACCTGGGGATCACCCCGACCCCGATGGGCGCGGTATTGCCGACCTATCTCTATGCATACCGGCCCGGCGGCCAGTATGACGCCATCCGCGAATCGGCGCAGAGTTTTCGCAAAGGCTGACCCGGGCGGACCTCGACGGGTAAGGGGGCGGTTACAGATCGCCCTCCAGGCTGGCGCGCAATTCGCGCAGCACCGGGATCAGTGCCCGCACGCGCGCCGCACCCAGCCCGCGCACCTGTTCGCCAATCAGCGGGGTGATGGATTGCAGCGCGGCAGTGCGCGCGGTGCGGCCGGCGGGGCTGATCGACACGAACTTGCGCCGCGCGTCGTCCCAATCGGGACGGACATGGATGTATCCAGCCCATTCCAGCTTTGCCAGCGTGTTGCTCATCGCGCCCCGCGTCACATGGAACGACCGTGCCAGTTGCGCGGGTGTACGTTCCTCCTGCGCGCGGGCCAGCAGGTTCAGCACGCCGAAATGCGACAATTCCATCCCCTTGGGCAGAACCCGGGAAATCCGGTTGCGCGCCAACTGGTCCGCCATGAACAATTCACTGAAGAGGGCGGCGGCAAGATCGTCGTGACGTTCCATCACGCGGCCTCGGCGCGCCGGTATTGGGCCAGGGCTGGTGCCCGGCGCGGCGCATCAGCGGCAGGTACCCGCTGCAAATCAGGAAAGACGATGCCCGGCGCAGGTTTGTGCACGCCGGGCCGGAGCGCCGCGACGCGCACCGTTTTCAGCGTCGCTAACGGATCTCTCGAACCGAAAAGCTGCCTCCCCCCAGCGCGCATTCTGTCCTAGCCCTGTAACAATGCGTCAAGCTTGCCCGCATGCTCCAACGCGTGCAGTTCATCCGACCCGCCAACATGGGTGTCGCCGATGAAGATCTGTGGCACGGTCCGCGCGCCACCGGCGCGGCGGATCATCTCAGGCTTCTGATCGGGCGACGACAGAACGTCGATTTCGCTAAAGCTGACACCCTTCTGGGTCAGCAGGCGCTTGGCCGCGTGGCAAAAGCCACACAGCGGTGAGGTATAGAGTTCAACTGTTTGCATGATCCAGCCTTTCGCTTATCTGCGGTCTGCCAGATCATACGCATTTAATCCGCATGCGCAACGCGGGCCAGTGCCACAACCCGGACCGACGCCGCCCCAGCCGCGATGCAGGCCTCGGTCGCTGCGGCGAATGTTGCGCCCGAGGTCATGACATCATCCACCAACAAGATGTTGCGCCCGGCAGCCCGGACGCCCCGGGTTTTATGCGGAATCAGCGCGGCCTGCATATTGTCAAACCGCCCCATCCGGCCCCGCCCATCTTGGGTCCCGGTCGGCCGGGGCCGTACCAGCAGATCGGGGCAATGCTCGGCGCCCAGCACGCGCGCCACCGCCGCTGACAGGATCGCCGCCTGATTGTAGCGCCGCTGCGC harbors:
- a CDS encoding complex I NDUFA9 subunit family protein translates to MSKLVTIYGGSGFVGRYIAQQLAQQGWRVRVAVRRPNEAIHVKPYGVVGQVEPVLCNIRDDDSVRAVMQGADAVVNCVGILAETGKNKFGLVQHYGAERVARIAADLGVARMVQISAIGADAGAKSIYAETKGKGEAAVLAQFPDAVILRPSIIFGPEDGFFNRFAGMARFGPVLPMVGAGTRFQPVFVEDVARAAVMGVEGTAKPGIYELGGPDVKTFRELMQIMLAEIRRKRILLNVPFFAATIMGGALDFAQALTLGVFRNTLLTRDQVQNLKHDNVVSGATMRFEDLGITPTPMGAVLPTYLYAYRPGGQYDAIRESAQSFRKG
- a CDS encoding MarR family winged helix-turn-helix transcriptional regulator, translating into MERHDDLAAALFSELFMADQLARNRISRVLPKGMELSHFGVLNLLARAQEERTPAQLARSFHVTRGAMSNTLAKLEWAGYIHVRPDWDDARRKFVSISPAGRTARTAALQSITPLIGEQVRGLGAARVRALIPVLRELRASLEGDL
- the grxC gene encoding glutaredoxin 3; the protein is MQTVELYTSPLCGFCHAAKRLLTQKGVSFSEIDVLSSPDQKPEMIRRAGGARTVPQIFIGDTHVGGSDELHALEHAGKLDALLQG